Genomic DNA from Sphingomonas hankookensis:
GCGCGCGCTTCGGAAGGCACGGTGATCGCGCCGGTATCGGCGTGGCCCGCGATCCGCCAGACGAGGCCGGCGAGCGCGAAGGCGACCGACACGATCGCGGCGGCGGCGAGCCAGTCGACCCAGCGTTCGCGGAAGCGAAGGCGTTCGACGACGATCATGCCGCGTCCTTGCGCAGGAAGCCGTCGAGCCGGGCCATGGGCGCAGCTTCGCCGACGGGGGCGACGGTGATCGTCACCCGGTCGAGCGCGGGGTCGCTGGTCGCGGTCCGGTTCACGCCCACGCTCCATTGCCGCCCCAGCATGTCCACCGTTTCCCCATTCGCCTCCGGCGTCCCCACTTCCAGATCGGCCAGCCGGTTTTCGGCGACCCACATCGCGATCGCGCGCCGTTCGACGCCACGGGTCGAATCGATGTGCTGCTCGACCGCGCCGATCAGCCCTACCGTGGCGATCGCCAATACCGCCAGCGCCACCATTGCCTCGATCAAAGAAAAGCCGGCTTGTGGTTCCTCCCCGCTGCGCGGGGAGGGGGACCGGCCGCACGCCGGTGGAGGGGCGTCGCGGCGCAACGCGACGGTTACGCGGGCGGACACCCCCCTCCACCATGCTGCGCATGGTCCACCTCCCCGCGGAGCGGGGAGGATCATGGGGTCACCTTCGTGGCGCGGGCGGTCACGCCGTCATACTGCACCCGCCAAGTCTGGTCGCCGCCGGTCACCGTCGCGCCGAGCGGTTGCCCGGTGCCGTCGACGCCCAGGATCACCGGTGGCGCGGTGTCGAGTGCCATGACCATGCCGCCTGGCAGGGTATGGAATGCCAGCGCGTCGTCGGTGATCGGCGTCAGCCCGCGCGGGCCGACCCGGGCGAAGCCATAGCCATGGGTGTCGGTGGTCAGCGCGATGAGCTGGTCGCCGAGCATCGCATCGTCCGCCGCCGCTTGCAGCCGGACGGCGAGGCGGCGGGCTTCCGCTTCAACGTTCGGCGCGCGGGTGGCACTGCCGATGCCGAGGCTGACCGCCCCCGCCGCTACGCCGATGATGGCGAGGACGATCAGCATTTCGATCAGGGTCATGCCGGATTCGGAATCACGGTCCGTCACGCCCGCGCAGGCGGGGGGCCATACACACCGACCGTGCGACTCTATCGCAGGCGTCGGCGGCAATGGATTCCCGCCTGCGCGGGAATGACGGAGGAAGGACTGACTCAGCGGGTCGTCCCGTCGATATCGGCGTCCAGCCCCTCGCCACCCGGCTTGCCGTCCTTGCCGAGCGATTTGATCGTAAAGCGCCCGCCGGTCGATTCGTAGACGTACGGATTGCCCCATGGGTCCTGCGGCATCTGCGACAGATAGCCGTCGGGCGGATAGGCGCCGGGGACGGGCGGCTGTGTCGGTTTCTCGACCAATGCCTTCAGCCCCTGTGTCGTCGTCGGGTAATCGCCAT
This window encodes:
- the gspI gene encoding type II secretion system minor pseudopilin GspI; the protein is MIEAMVALAVLAIATVGLIGAVEQHIDSTRGVERRAIAMWVAENRLADLEVGTPEANGETVDMLGRQWSVGVNRTATSDPALDRVTITVAPVGEAAPMARLDGFLRKDAA
- a CDS encoding prepilin-type N-terminal cleavage/methylation domain-containing protein, which gives rise to MTLIEMLIVLAIIGVAAGAVSLGIGSATRAPNVEAEARRLAVRLQAAADDAMLGDQLIALTTDTHGYGFARVGPRGLTPITDDALAFHTLPGGMVMALDTAPPVILGVDGTGQPLGATVTGGDQTWRVQYDGVTARATKVTP